Proteins from one Chitinivorax tropicus genomic window:
- a CDS encoding RnfH family protein produces MISIRVEVVYALASQQTLLSLTVPEGTTAKQAIEMSGLFGKHPELAAQVLKLGVFSRPITPDTVLRDRDRVEIYRPLQADPKAVRRQRAESNPLGRRQRT; encoded by the coding sequence ATGATCAGTATTCGGGTCGAAGTGGTGTACGCCCTGGCAAGTCAGCAGACCTTGCTGAGCCTGACGGTGCCTGAAGGCACGACAGCCAAGCAGGCCATTGAGATGTCGGGCTTGTTTGGCAAACATCCGGAGCTGGCGGCGCAGGTCTTGAAACTGGGCGTTTTCTCCAGGCCTATCACACCGGACACGGTGCTGCGTGATCGTGATCGTGTTGAAATCTACCGCCCGTTGCAGGCTGATCCAAAGGCGGTCAGGCGACAACGGGCAGAGTCCAATCCTCTTGGGAGGCGGCAACGAACGTGA
- a CDS encoding type II toxin-antitoxin system RatA family toxin, translating to MHQVVKTVLVEHTAQQMYHLVEAIEQYREFLPWCGGTQVLSRQGEETTATLFIDYHGLKHQFTTRNTNQPGQRIDMLLVDGPFQHLEGLWLFTPLGEAACKIEFKLSYEFSNGVLEKIIGPVFSKIANTFVDAFIRRADKVYAP from the coding sequence ATGCATCAAGTTGTCAAGACTGTGCTGGTGGAGCACACCGCACAGCAAATGTACCATCTGGTCGAAGCGATCGAGCAATATCGGGAGTTTTTGCCCTGGTGTGGCGGAACGCAGGTGCTGTCCAGGCAGGGTGAAGAGACGACCGCGACGCTGTTCATCGATTATCATGGGCTGAAACATCAGTTCACGACCAGGAATACCAATCAGCCTGGCCAGCGTATCGATATGTTGCTGGTGGATGGGCCATTTCAACATCTGGAAGGATTGTGGCTGTTCACGCCACTGGGCGAGGCCGCGTGCAAGATCGAGTTCAAGCTGAGTTATGAATTCTCAAATGGTGTTCTTGAGAAAATCATCGGCCCGGTCTTCAGCAAAATTGCCAATACGTTTGTGGATGCTTTCATCCGACGGGCAGACAAGGTGTATGCCCCATGA
- the smpB gene encoding SsrA-binding protein SmpB, producing MPDFTRFVARAAAKWGSSKPCAPCFVSRIDIGYCSSPVQHPQYGLRIRSTIKASSQMSIINNRKAFHDYFIEEKFEAGIVLAGWEVKAIRAGRVQLKEAYVIVRNSEIYLFGCHITPLLSASTHVQPDPLRTRKLLLHIEEIRRLIGKVERAGYTLIPLDLHYTKGRIKAEVGLAKGKKQHDKRESEKTREWQREKARLLRNKV from the coding sequence ATGCCTGATTTTACCCGATTCGTTGCTCGCGCTGCAGCCAAGTGGGGTTCCAGCAAGCCCTGTGCGCCATGCTTCGTTTCTCGAATCGATATTGGTTACTGTAGTAGCCCCGTACAGCATCCACAATATGGCCTTCGAATCAGGTCAACCATTAAGGCATCAAGCCAGATGAGCATCATCAACAACCGCAAAGCCTTTCACGATTACTTTATCGAAGAAAAGTTCGAGGCCGGCATTGTGCTGGCAGGCTGGGAAGTCAAAGCCATCCGCGCAGGTCGAGTACAACTCAAGGAAGCCTACGTCATTGTGCGCAACAGCGAGATCTACCTGTTCGGCTGCCACATCACCCCCCTGCTATCCGCCTCGACCCACGTGCAGCCCGACCCGCTACGCACACGCAAGCTACTCCTGCATATTGAAGAAATCCGCCGCCTGATCGGCAAAGTCGAGCGCGCTGGCTACACACTGATCCCACTCGACCTACACTACACCAAGGGCCGGATCAAAGCTGAAGTCGGCCTGGCAAAAGGCAAGAAGCAACACGACAAACGTGAAAGCGAAAAAACACGCGAATGGCAGCGTGAAAAAGCCCGCTTGCTACGTAATAAGGTTTAA